The region GCGGTTTGCGAATTTCAGACTTGCTTTTACTAAAAGTAAGTGATGTTAAAGAAAAAGACAGGGTCGTCATCCGCGAAAAAAAAACCGGCAAGATTAAAGATTTTCCTCTTTCCGATATATGCAAAGTAACGATAAATGAATATCTTTCTACTGTTAATGATCAAAGCGACTGGCTATTTAAAAGTAAAAAAGGTGATCGGCCTATTACTCGGGTACAAGCTTACAGAATTATCAATAGGGCCGCACGTGCTATTGGCATGACAGAAGCTATAGGCACCCATACCCTGCGCAAAACTTTCGGCTATTGGGCTTATCAGAGTGGAGTAGACGTAATTAAAATACAAAAACTGCTGAACCACTCAGCTCCTAGCGTAACATTGGCTTATATTGGAATAACGAAAGATGAACTG is a window of Sporomusaceae bacterium ACPt DNA encoding:
- the xerD_4 gene encoding Tyrosine recombinase XerD, with the translated sequence MECVEPIRNKKQIKAIKHYLKKQNLRDYLLFVLGINSGLRISDLLLLKVSDVKEKDRVVIREKKTGKIKDFPLSDICKVTINEYLSTVNDQSDWLFKSKKGDRPITRVQAYRIINRAARAIGMTEAIGTHTLRKTFGYWAYQSGVDVIKIQKLLNHSAPSVTLAYIGITKDELDSIYINLNL